A window of Pseudomonas monteilii contains these coding sequences:
- a CDS encoding NAD(P)H-quinone oxidoreductase, whose product MKALQGVEGQLSWVEVQAPECDAGQVRIRVTAAGLNRADLLQIAGAYPPPPGASPYLGLECAGVITEVGAGADWRVGDRVCALLAGGGMADEVVVDARHVLPVPEGVTLEEAAAIPEVYATAWLNLFQLGDLKAGEKVLVHAGASGVGSAAIQLCKAFGNPVWVSVGSAERLAYCQDLGAAGGVLRGEDLQALEAHGPFDVVLDPVGASYAALNLKLLARDGRWVIIGLMGGRTTEFDLAQVLAKRLQVTGSTLRNRDDGFKAQLLQALHEQVWPLFAEGRAKPQLVRAYPAAEAEAAYAELAGNQVSGKLVVVLG is encoded by the coding sequence GTGAAGGCATTGCAAGGCGTTGAGGGGCAACTGAGCTGGGTCGAGGTACAGGCCCCGGAATGCGACGCGGGCCAGGTGCGCATCCGCGTGACGGCGGCCGGGTTGAACCGTGCCGACCTGTTGCAGATCGCAGGCGCCTATCCGCCGCCACCGGGTGCCAGCCCCTACCTGGGCCTGGAATGCGCCGGTGTGATCACCGAGGTCGGCGCCGGTGCCGACTGGCGCGTGGGCGATCGCGTCTGCGCCCTGCTCGCCGGTGGCGGCATGGCCGACGAGGTGGTGGTCGATGCCCGTCACGTGCTGCCGGTGCCGGAGGGCGTCACCCTGGAGGAAGCGGCCGCGATCCCCGAAGTGTATGCCACCGCCTGGCTCAACCTGTTCCAGCTCGGCGACCTGAAAGCGGGCGAGAAGGTGCTGGTGCACGCGGGGGCCAGTGGCGTCGGCTCGGCAGCGATCCAGTTGTGCAAGGCGTTCGGCAATCCGGTCTGGGTCAGCGTGGGCTCGGCCGAGCGCCTGGCCTACTGCCAGGACCTGGGCGCTGCAGGCGGTGTGCTGCGTGGTGAAGATCTTCAGGCGCTCGAGGCCCATGGGCCGTTCGACGTCGTGCTCGATCCGGTCGGTGCCAGCTATGCAGCGCTCAACCTCAAGCTGCTCGCGCGTGACGGGCGCTGGGTGATCATTGGCCTGATGGGGGGACGCACGACCGAGTTCGATCTGGCCCAGGTTCTGGCCAAGCGCCTGCAAGTGACCGGCTCGACCCTGCGCAACCGCGACGACGGCTTCAAGGCGCAGCTGTTGCAGGCCTTGCACGAGCAGGTCTGGCCGCTGTTCGCCGAAGGGCGAGCGAAGCCGCAACTGGTGCGGGCTTATCCGGCTGCGGAGGCCGAAGCGGCTTATGCCGAGCTGGCGGGGAATCAGGTGTCGGGCAAGTTGGTGGTGGTGTTGGGGTAA